TCGGCGTGACGATCCGGGAGTGCTGAACGATCGGCCCTTCTGAGCGCAGCAAGCCGCGGCGCTCAGAAGGTCCAGCCCGTACCCATCGAGAAGTTGAAGCCGTTCGCCCCACCCGCGAAGTTCGCGGTCAGGATGGCAGAGCGGAGCACGCGGACCGCGACTCCGCCGCCGCCGCCGAACTGGCTGGTTCGGTCGAACGTGAGCGCCCTGTCGTCCCGCGACTGCGCCCAGTCGGCAAACCCGAGCACCGTGATGGCGCCAAAGTCGCCGGCGTTGAGGAGATCGTGTCTGAGCTCGAGGCTCGCGAGCGTGAAACGCGATCCTGCCAGCGCACCGAGCGGAAAGCTGCGATGTCCTTCCGCGCCGGCGGTGGCGAGCTCGCGCTCCCAGCCGGGAATCGTGAATCGCGCACTGAGCGGCGCCTCATCGTCGAGCGCGCGGAAGAGCACCCGCCCGGCCACGACAGTCCCTTCGCGCGGCGACACGTATCCGCGAAGATGCGTGTAAAACAAACCGTACGATTGAGTTTCCCCGGCCACTCCGAAGGTGCCGCGCGACCCCCCGGTTCCGAGCCCACCGCCGACCTCCAGCAGCACGCCGTTGCCCGGCGTAAACTCGCGATCGCGGGTATCGAGAACCAGGGCCGGACGGACGATCAGATTGCTCCGCTCGAAGTCGCCGCCGACATCGGTACGGAAGCGCGAACGGGGCTCCATGGGGAGGTCCCCCATGCTGCTGAAGGGAATGAGCTCGGTGTGATCGAAAGAGGCTCCCACCGCAAACCGGAGCGGCCCCGCGATTCGGCGGGTCACTTCGCCCTGTGCCACGTAACGGACCCGGCGAATCCGAAACTCATCACTGTTCGGATCGGCGACAACGCCGGTTCGCTCGTAGTCGCCACCGAGGCCGTAGTACGCCAGCTTGGCATGCCGTTCGGCGGCCAGATATCCACGGAAGCGCCAGCCGTCGACTATGGCCGGGCCGCGAAACTCCACCCGACCGAAGCGGCTCCCGGAGGTGCCCATCCCTGCCTCGATCGAAAACGCGCCCCGGAATGTGACCGGATTGATGACATCCCGGTCGTCACTCTGCGAGATGAAGTACGGCGCGTTCTGAGTGCGCTGCCACCGGGCCACCAGCATGACGCCATCGGCGGGATTCCCGATTACGTACGGGAAATAGCTGCTGCGATAGGGAGCCTGGGCCACCACGGGTGCCGCCAACAGACCCAGCAACCCGGCCACCGCCAATCCGCACCAAGCGGACCGCGCCGGCCCCCGATCGACCCCGCGATGATGAACCCGTAAATCGGTCACGCAGAACTCCCTGTCCAACCCTAGCGTCGAGTGGCGGCCCGGCGGCCGCCGATTGCCGGCAAGGAATAGGACGTGCCGAGCCCCGTCTGTCAACTTACGCCGACGTCACGATCCTCTCCACCACCGCCTTCCGCTCGACACCGTGAACACGTAGCTTCGGGCAACTTTCGCCCACACAGACCGCGCCAAATGACTTTCGGACGCAATTTTCTTCCCGGGCCCACGGGGGTCCACCCCGACCTGCTCGCCGCGATGACGGCCCCGATGTTCGCCCACTACACCCCGGCGATGCGGC
This region of Gemmatimonadales bacterium genomic DNA includes:
- a CDS encoding BamA/TamA family outer membrane protein, with translation MTDLRVHHRGVDRGPARSAWCGLAVAGLLGLLAAPVVAQAPYRSSYFPYVIGNPADGVMLVARWQRTQNAPYFISQSDDRDVINPVTFRGAFSIEAGMGTSGSRFGRVEFRGPAIVDGWRFRGYLAAERHAKLAYYGLGGDYERTGVVADPNSDEFRIRRVRYVAQGEVTRRIAGPLRFAVGASFDHTELIPFSSMGDLPMEPRSRFRTDVGGDFERSNLIVRPALVLDTRDREFTPGNGVLLEVGGGLGTGGSRGTFGVAGETQSYGLFYTHLRGYVSPREGTVVAGRVLFRALDDEAPLSARFTIPGWERELATAGAEGHRSFPLGALAGSRFTLASLELRHDLLNAGDFGAITVLGFADWAQSRDDRALTFDRTSQFGGGGGVAVRVLRSAILTANFAGGANGFNFSMGTGWTF